The segment AATAATAGAAAAGTAAAAAATACTACGCCTCCACTAAGCTCGTAAAAAGAGATTACAGTAGCGTCGTGCGATTTCACCAACCTACTATTAATAACGGCAAACAAAGCCGATAGAAAAGCAGATGTTAAAGCGGTTAACATTCCCCAGAAATAGCTTCCTTCTACATTGAAAATAATGTAAAGTCCAAAAACTACGAGTAAGCCAAAGAACACTTCATACCAGACAATCTTTTTCCCATATAGAATTGGTTCCAATAACGAAGCAAAAAAAGCTCCTGTGGAGAGACAGGCAAGCGTTATTGAAATATTAGAAATCTTGATTGCATGAAAAAAAGTAAACCAATGCAAGGCGATAATAAGTCCGGAAAAAATAAACTGTAGAAAGGCTTTTGTTGAAATCCGTAATGGCAGTTTTTTGAAATAGATATAAATCCCAATAAACCCAACCGCAAATAGCATTCGGAACCAAACCAATGGCAATGCATCGAGCGAAATCAACGCACCTAAAATGGCGGTGAATCCCCAAATGAAAACAATTAAATGGAGATGCAAATAACTTTTGAGGTTATCGCTTAGCATTTCGTAAAAGATAAATTGCCAGAATTCCAAAAACAATGTTTGGTGTCCAAACTGCCAGTAATGGTGGTGCTGTAGATTTTTCGGCTAAAACTCCAAAAACTTTATCCAGAAAGACAAAAGCAAAGGCAAGAATAATTCCTATGGCCAGATTGGCTCCCATTCCGCCACGACGCTTCATAGACGAAACAGCCACAGCAATGATAGTTAGAATAAAAGCAGAAACCGGGATACTGTATTTTTTATAAAGCACTACCTTATACACATTAATATTGGAAGAACCACGTGCTTTTTCTTTATCTATAAACTTATTAAGTTCATTTAGAGGCAAGGTTTCCGCAATGTAAACCACAGGCGTTAAATCTTCTAAATCAAATTTAAAAACAGTGTCTTTGACTTCACCTGATTCGATAATATCTCCAAACTGCCCTACTTTCCTTTTGGTATAATTGTATAAGGTGTAATTTTTTGTTTTTGCATTCCATTTAATTCTACTGGCTAACAATTTATATTTCAACTTATCTCCTTCGAATTTTTCCATCGAAAAATTAAAAGCCATTTTAGAAACATCATTAAAGTTACTCACAAAAATATATTCGTCTTTACTGATTTGACGAAACACATCGGTATCATCACGCATACTATCCGGTCCACTAGCAGAAAGATACGTATATCTGAAACTTTTAAAACCCGCACTCGCATTGGGCACCAAATAAATTGTCATCACCAAAGCAAAAAGGGATACAATCGTTGCTCCTATAATATAAGGACGAAGAAATCTTGAGAACGAAATACCCGAACTTAGAATGGCAATAATCTCGGTGTTATTGGCAAGTTTTGAGGTAAACCAAATTACAGAAAGAAATAAAAATATCGGGAATAAAAGATTGGCAAAATAGATGGTGAAGTCAAGATAATATTTGGCAACAGCTGAGAAAGCAACGTGATTCTCAATCATTTTATTGACTTTTTCGGAAACATCAATCACAATCCCAATTGGAATGAACATTAACAACATAACGGCGAATGTTCCTAAGTAGCGTTTGAGAATGTATTTGTCAATTATTTTTAACATTGTTGTTTATTTTGTTATTCGGTTATCTGGTTATTCGGTATCAAATAACCGAATCCACAAATTACCAAATCAACTATAATCTTTGGCTCATATTTTTTACCATCATGTCTTTCCAAGTTCTAAAATCTCCCGCTAAGATATGTTTTCTTGCTTCACGAACCAACCACATATAGAAACCTAAATTGTGAATTGTGGCAATTTGCTTCCCCAAATATTCATTGGCAGCAAACAGGTGACGCAAATAGGCTTTGGTGTATTCTGTATCCACAAAAGTGTAACCCATTTCATCAAGTGGTGAAAAATCAGCTTCCCATTTTTTATTTTTGATATTCATCGTTCCGTTGGCCGTGAATAACATTCCGTTTCGTGCATTTCGTGTCGGCATTACGCAATCGAACATATCGATTCCCAACGCTATATTTTCCAAAATATTTATTGGTGTTCCAACGCCCATCAAATAACGTGGCTTGTCTTCGGGAAGAATGTCACAAACGACTTCGGTCATGGCGTACATTTCTTCAGCCGGTTCTCCAACTGAAAGTCCACCAATAGCATTTCCTTGTTGTCCGGCATTGGCTATATATTCTGCAGATTGTTGACGTAAATCTTTATACGTACTTCCCTGAACAATTGGGAAGAACGTTTGGTCATAACCATATTTTGTCGGCACTTTTTCTAAATGACTGATACATCTGTCCAGCCAACGATGTGTCATCTTCATTGATTTTTGTGCATAGCGATAGTCACATGGATAAGGTGTGCATTCGTCGAACGCCATGATGATATCAGCACCAATAGTACGCTGAATTTCCATTACATTCTCGGGAGTAAAAACGTGGTAAGAACCGTCAATATGCGATTTAAATTTTACACCTTCTTCTTTAATTTTTCGGTTAGCCGAAAGTGAATACACTTGGTAGCCGCCGGAATCCGTTAAGATATTTCTATCCCAATTCATGAATTTATGTAAGCCGCCAGCTTGTTCTAAAATAGCGGTTTGCGGACGCAGGTATAAATGATAGGTATTTCCAAGAATAATATCGGGATTGATTTCTTCTTTTAATTCGCGCTGATGCACTCCTTTTACAGAGGCTACAGTACCAACAGGCATGAATATTGGGGTTTCAATTACACCGTGATCAGTAGTAATACTTCCGGCACGCGCTTTTGAATTGATGTCTTTTTGTAATAAATCGAATTTCATCTAGTTCTTTTAATCAGTGGGCAAAGATAAAAGAATTAGCCCTTCGTCTGCGCTCAGGGTGACAAAAAAAAGGATTTATTTAACATAAAGATTTGACTGAAAGGTTTCAGGTTTTTATGCAATTTTATGATGTAAAAAATTACGCCTTGATAACTTCTATTTGTTTCAGTACCTCAGCAATATTCTGTTTGAATTCCTGAAAATTATGTCTTTTGACCAGACAAGATACTCCCAAATCGGAACAATATTGAAGTAATTTTTTAGGATAAGCTCCGGATACCATTACAACAGGAATGTCTTTTAAGTCATCCGATTTTTTTATTATTTCTAAAATTTCCTCTCCGTTAAGTACCGGCATGTGAATATCAAGGAAAATAACATCCGGCTTTTCAGCCTGAATTTCCAAAACTAACAGCATTTTTCGTCCATCGGAAAACACTTTTACATTATGTCCCAATTCTTCAGCTATCTCTTTAAAGAAGCCTAAATCATCGAAATCATCATCTAAATAATAAATAGTTTTTGCCTTTTTCATATTGTAGATTTTAAGGCGACAAGTTACTGGTCTTTTTCCCAAGATAAATTATAAGATATTTGTCAATTCTTATATAATTTCAATTAGAATATTATTTTATTGATAACGCTTCATAACTAATTTATAAAACTTTTGCCATTGGTAAAAATTAGAATTACTTTTGTCGACATTAAATTTTAACTACAAAAAATGTCTAACACACAACAACTTCAAGATTTTTCAACACAGGTTAGAAGAGACATTCTTCGAATGGTACATGCCGTAAATTCAGGTCATCCGGGAGGTTCTCTTGGCTGTACTGAATTTTTTACTGTATTGTACCAACAGCTTTTAGAAAGAAAGCCCGGCTTCAATATGGATGGCATTGGTGAGGATTTATTTTTCTTGTCTAATGGTCATATTTCGCCGGTATTCTACAGCGTTTTGGCTCGTAGCGGTTATTTCCCTGTAACAGAATTAGCTACGTTTAGAAAACTCAACTCACGTTTACAAGGTCATCCAACCACACACGAAGGATTGCCTGGAGTTCGTATGGCTTCCGGTTCATTGGGACAAGGAATGTCGGTTGCTATTGGTGCAGCGCAAGCTAAAAAACTAAACGGTGACAATCATTTAATTTATTCACTTCATGGTGATGGAGAATTGCAGGAAGGTCAAAACTGGGAAGCCATTATGTATGCTTCCGCAAAAAAAGTTGATAATTTGATTGCGACCATTGACTTAAACGGACAACAAATTGACGGTGCAACAGACGATGTATTGCCAATGGGAAGTATCAAAGCTAAGTTTGAAGCTTTTGACTGGGATGTTTTGGAAATCAAAGAAGGAAACGACATTGAAGCTATTATCAAAGGTATGACCGAAGCAAAAAGCAGAACCGGGAAAGGAAAACCGGTTTGTGTATTGTTGCATACAGTGATGGGACATGGTGTAGATTTTATGATGCACACGCATGCTTGGCACGGAAAAGCACCAAACAATGATCAATTAGCGGTTGGATTAGCTCAAAATGCTGAGACTTTAGGAGATTATTAAAAATGAAGTTATCGTACCTCTTCATTTTATTTTTAATACCTAATATTAGTTCTTCTCAAGATAAATTAAGTTATTATTTTAACCAGATGACTATTGAGCACAGGAATGATTATAAAAATAATTTTGAGGGTAAGTTCATCTTTTTAAGTAATTCGAACGACTCTACCTATCTAATGACTATTAAAATTGGGAAGTCTCTAAAAGATGCCACAATATCAGACCACAAAAAAAATTGGTTAATAAAGTTTGATATGGATTTTGAATATCAGCATTTAGAAGACCTTAACAACTTAACCAATAGCAAGCTATATACAGGTGTCAGTTCCGTTAGCAGAAAAAGTTATAAAAATGCTGTAGAAGATTTTAAATTTGAAAGAGATACGATTAACAACGAAACAATAGTTCACCTAAAGCGATATAAAAATAGTAAGAGAAAAAAAATAATATCGGACCATTACTATTTTTTTGGAAAAAAAAGTAATGTTTATGACACCAAAAAGAATTCGATTAAAAACTATTTGAATGCTAAGTATAATCTTGATTTAAGTGCTTTTAACCTTGAAAAGGCATATCATCTTGAAGATGGTAAATTGGCTATAAAATCAGAAGAAATATACAATGAGTCAATAGATTTTAATTTTAACTTTAAAATTGATTAAGTTTTCCCAAAAAACAATAGTTCACTAACATAATTTTGAATTAACAATAATGAAAAAATATACAAATACAGGAAGTAAAGATACACGTTCAGGTTTTGGTGCAGGAATGACCGAACTAGGACAAAAAAATGAAAACGTCGTAGCACTTTGCGCCGACTTAATTGGTTCGTTAAAATTTGACGAATTCAAGAAAAACCATCCGGAGCGTTTTTTCCAGGTTGGAATTGCTGAAGCAAACATGATTGGAATTGCGGCAGGTTTAACTATTGGTGGCAAAATTCCGTTTACAGGAACATTTGCTAATTTTTCTACCGGAAGAGTTTATGACCAA is part of the Flavobacterium sangjuense genome and harbors:
- a CDS encoding response regulator, whose product is MKKAKTIYYLDDDFDDLGFFKEIAEELGHNVKVFSDGRKMLLVLEIQAEKPDVIFLDIHMPVLNGEEILEIIKKSDDLKDIPVVMVSGAYPKKLLQYCSDLGVSCLVKRHNFQEFKQNIAEVLKQIEVIKA
- a CDS encoding transketolase; the protein is MSNTQQLQDFSTQVRRDILRMVHAVNSGHPGGSLGCTEFFTVLYQQLLERKPGFNMDGIGEDLFFLSNGHISPVFYSVLARSGYFPVTELATFRKLNSRLQGHPTTHEGLPGVRMASGSLGQGMSVAIGAAQAKKLNGDNHLIYSLHGDGELQEGQNWEAIMYASAKKVDNLIATIDLNGQQIDGATDDVLPMGSIKAKFEAFDWDVLEIKEGNDIEAIIKGMTEAKSRTGKGKPVCVLLHTVMGHGVDFMMHTHAWHGKAPNNDQLAVGLAQNAETLGDY
- a CDS encoding DMT family transporter — encoded protein: MLSDNLKSYLHLHLIVFIWGFTAILGALISLDALPLVWFRMLFAVGFIGIYIYFKKLPLRISTKAFLQFIFSGLIIALHWFTFFHAIKISNISITLACLSTGAFFASLLEPILYGKKIVWYEVFFGLLVVFGLYIIFNVEGSYFWGMLTALTSAFLSALFAVINSRLVKSHDATVISFYELSGGVVFFTFLLLFTHSFTPTFFSLSTKDLMYLMILSSVCTAYAFIASTAIMKFLSPYTVMLTINLEPIYGIVLAVLVFKEKERMSLEFYIGAIIILLTVLLNSVIKSYKKRN
- the tgt gene encoding tRNA guanosine(34) transglycosylase Tgt, with the protein product MKFDLLQKDINSKARAGSITTDHGVIETPIFMPVGTVASVKGVHQRELKEEINPDIILGNTYHLYLRPQTAILEQAGGLHKFMNWDRNILTDSGGYQVYSLSANRKIKEEGVKFKSHIDGSYHVFTPENVMEIQRTIGADIIMAFDECTPYPCDYRYAQKSMKMTHRWLDRCISHLEKVPTKYGYDQTFFPIVQGSTYKDLRQQSAEYIANAGQQGNAIGGLSVGEPAEEMYAMTEVVCDILPEDKPRYLMGVGTPINILENIALGIDMFDCVMPTRNARNGMLFTANGTMNIKNKKWEADFSPLDEMGYTFVDTEYTKAYLRHLFAANEYLGKQIATIHNLGFYMWLVREARKHILAGDFRTWKDMMVKNMSQRL
- a CDS encoding LptF/LptG family permease gives rise to the protein MLKIIDKYILKRYLGTFAVMLLMFIPIGIVIDVSEKVNKMIENHVAFSAVAKYYLDFTIYFANLLFPIFLFLSVIWFTSKLANNTEIIAILSSGISFSRFLRPYIIGATIVSLFALVMTIYLVPNASAGFKSFRYTYLSASGPDSMRDDTDVFRQISKDEYIFVSNFNDVSKMAFNFSMEKFEGDKLKYKLLASRIKWNAKTKNYTLYNYTKRKVGQFGDIIESGEVKDTVFKFDLEDLTPVVYIAETLPLNELNKFIDKEKARGSSNINVYKVVLYKKYSIPVSAFILTIIAVAVSSMKRRGGMGANLAIGIILAFAFVFLDKVFGVLAEKSTAPPLLAVWTPNIVFGILAIYLLRNAKR